From the Cytobacillus sp. IB215665 genome, the window AAAAACCTTCCTTCTCTTCTAGTAAAAAATTGGTTTCTCTCTTATGAGTGGTTCATCTCCCAAAAGGATATTAAGCTATTTTTAACGTGTTGCAATCAATATTTATTTCATAATAAGTGGAAGCTGTTTTTTCAACTCATTATGTAAATTCATCTATCAAAACCTCCTAAACCAATTTGTTTTTATCATTTACACTATCATTATAGTGTAAACACAAACTCTAAATAGTGACCTGAATCACACTGTGATCAATCCCGTTAGTATGTTAGTTTAATGATGGGCTGAGCACATTCAGAAGAAGGGTTTTTTTAATTCTTGTCGAATATATGATGTGAGATGGTTATAATGAGGTGAGGAATTTATGGATGGTTATATACAATTTGCAGTCATTTTCTTATTATTTATCACGCTTATACTTCCGTTTACAACATTCATTCACGAACTTGGTCATGCACTTCCAGCTTTATTAATAAGTAAGGATCCTGTAGAAATAAGATTAGGGAAATCCGATAAAGGTACTAGGATTACTTTTGGTAGACTAACAATTAACATTCAGCCATTAAGTGGTTGGATTGGATTTGCCTTTTTTCATATTCCAAAACATAAAAGTATGAGTGTTCACCATGCTTTAGTCTTATTATCAGGTCCATTATTCTCATTTATTTTAAGCTTATTTTGTTATGTGTTATATACATTTCTAGACTTTAATTCGATAAGTAGTTTTCTTATTAAATCCATTATGCATGCATCTCTCGGACAATTCATTTTAACAATCCTCCCAATAAAATATCCATCATTTTTATGGGGATACGGAGGTATGCCCAGTGATGGATACAGAGTAATGAAACTATTAATGAATCGTGGATAATAATGAAAGGCTGATTTTATATTAACTGTTATTTTTCTTATGATCACAAACGGCAGTTAACACAACCGTGGCATTTTGGCCTGTGAGGTCAAATAAATCATTGCCTAGTATCTTACTTTGAAGTACAACTTTGATACTACTCACCACTTAGCTTCGCTTGAAGTGGGAGATTCCTGCGAACACTAGCGTAACCGCAAGTTATTTAGCAGGCTCTACGGGTAGTCCCTACCCTGAAAGCAAAGCTTGTACGTTTACTCACACGCTCCCTACTTTAGCTTGGTTTTCACAACTTCGGCGAGCGTGGGCGATGGAACGTTGAAGATTTTACGTTGCAGACGAATTCCTACAACAACCTCATATCTTCAGTTTTCAAAGAGCAATCTGTACAAGTATATTCTACCAATAGTTTTGGCTGACGCCAACCGACATTCATCTCACACCTACTCATTGGGCTTCGCCCCTCTCATTCCTTGAGGTGAGAGTCTTCTACCGGAAAAAGATAAAACGTTAAGGCAATTTTTAAACTCTCATTTCTAAAAAGGGAAATCTATTGAACTGCTGATAAGCATACATCATAGAACTTGTTAGGCTCTTCAAAATTAGGAGAATGAGCAGAGTTTTCAAACCAAACTAGCTCTTTTTTTGGTGCCTCAATCGAATGATAATATTCTTGAACAAGTTCGTGCGGAGTTTGATAATCGTAACGCCCAACGCAGAAATACATAGGAATTTCAAACTTTAATGCAAGATTATACATATCTACTTCCAGTAACTCTTCCCAAAGATTATTCAAGGAAAATAGAATACCATCTTTAATAGTCCTAACCCAATCTAGCATTGTATATTCTCGTAATGTGAACGACTTGAGCGCTAATTTTGGAAATGTGCTCTTATGCACTGTTCCTCCAAATTTTTCTAACCACTTTCTTTGTATACGAAGTTCCATTAAATTTTCAAATGGTGGCTCACCTATGTTTTCTAATTGATTAATTGCTTTTATGTTATTTGTTTCTTTTGCTTTATCAAGCGTGAATTGATAAGAAACATTCTCACCCTCCTCCATGTTAACTATCTGACCTACCCCAATGTATGCATGTATAAGTTCAGGATACTTATAAGCTGTTATGATACCTAAAAAACTTCCCCAAGAATGTCCGACTAAGTATACTTTTTCTTGATTGAAGCGACTCAGAAGAGTCATAATCAATTCATAAACATCAGTAGTGAATTGATTAATATTCATTGTTTCCCTAGTAATATCAGCTGAATATGATTTACCAGCTCCTCTTTGATCCCAATTCACAACAACAAAACTTTCCTCAAGCTTTTTTTGTAACTTTGGTGCAAATCCTATTTGAGCTGAACCTGGACCCCCATGTAAGAACAGTAATATGGGAGCATTTTTACTTCTCCCCCTCATGAGAACATACTGATCCACCCCACCGATCATCATTTTTTCTAATGAAGCAATACTATCCTTCACCAAATTTCCCTGTTCATCTCTAAATCTAGGTGTTTTACTTTTAATCATATATACCCTCCTTGTTTTTGATGTCAAAATCCATCTATTCCCAACTGGTATAAGAAAGTAATATATATTATAAATACTGAATATTAAACAGATATATGATTAAAAGAAAAGTTGATAAATATGTTAGTAATCTACTTTTTGATTTGCACTTTATTTGTAATTATTATAGGGGGAAGTATATCTAATTGTGTCGGACCATTTCTATCTAGCCAAAGTTCCAACTCAATTTTTTCTCCAACCATCAACTCTTCATACTCGGCCTCAGTAATGCCCCCAACCCAATATACGTCATTGTCCATAATCTGTTCCACTGTTACCTCTTGGCCCGGTTTAGCTATTAAATGGTCAGACATTAAAATGCGAAAAACACTATCATTAACTTTTTCTTTTGAGATAACATAACCTACCTTAGTTATTTTTATTTGATTATTATTTATAAAGGTAGAACTTAGAAAAATGATAATAATAAATGATAAGATAACAAAAATAATACTACCTACAGTAACCTTTTGTTTATTCATAACTTTTCTCATCCTTCTCAAGATTGGATTATATATGTAGTTGATAAGGTAAAACTCTATACTGTCAGTACAATCCATCTAATAAAATTACGTATCTTGTCTCCCATATGACTCACTTGTCACTTCAGTAGTTATTCCTGATTACATACATTTTTCATTTAACTAAGCGTATATACATCAGTTATCCAGGCGCTATAATGAGAGCCAAACGATAGATGCGCCACACTTTATTTAAATGACCCATCGGTAATATGGAATCGAGATTTGCTCATCTAACACACTGTGACCTATCCTTAAAATTGAAGAACTTTTCTAATATTTGGATTCAGTATTATTTGACGTTTCAAGGAAAAAATAGTTACACAAAAAAAGGTGTAATAATTACCATGTAAATTATTTTCACCTTAGTTAATTTTCTTTTATAAAATTGGTGTTGGATAACTACTTTTTTTGTTCCAATTTAGTTATTTGTAACATCACATAACTTTTCGAAAGCCAAAATACTATATTTCCATTCCAAATATTTCTTTACTTCTGCTTTTGAACACCACTTATATAATTCATGTTCCTTTGATAAATATACAGGTTGTATTTGAGGAACTTCAACTCCAAAGCTAATGTCCATCATGCTCATCTTAACATCTCTTGTAATTGTTTCAAATTCATATGAGTAATCCAAATTAATAATATTAGTTACATTTGTTATTCCAGTTTCTTCATGTAATTCTCTCTTTACATCTTGAATTGGTTGTTCATTTATCTCTATCCCACCACTTACTGGTTGCCAATACCCTCCTTTATTTAAAACTCTTTTTAAAAGCAAAAAAGAAGGTAATGGATTAATTGTATAAACAAAAGCCAAAATATTAACTCTATCAATCAATGGATATCCCCCTACAGAAAATGTCCAATAATACCTCTATTTGTTCAACTGTTCATTATTAGTATAAGATAAAAGATGAACTGAACACCTGTCCACTTTATGTAAATGTTGCGCCATATCGCTAAAGATTTTTGTGACCGCTGGTATAGTGGGAGACTAACTTCTTCACACTTTACTAAAATGATATTTGAAACGAGAAACACCTTACATTACAAAACATAATGTCCAAAATTTCAATACTTACAGTTTACTTATGCTTCCGACAAAGGGGTTATAAATATAGTAAACTATGTTGTTCTTGACACTAATTTAGAGCAGCAATAAATGATTTTATGCAATTGACCACATTTTATGAGAAAAGATGCGATAAATGCTTGGATTAATACTTGTTTTTAAGTACGTAAAGCTGCAATCAATGCAAAACAGTTTAAAACTGCTACTCTCGTTCAAGAGAAGTTCAATTTGTTGAAGAACATTTTCAAGTTGTGTATTAATAAGCTAATCTTGTAAACCCACAAATCATCTTGTTTCGTATAAAATTATATACATTTCACGAACATAGAATTGAGAAATGCTTGTAGTTTTTAAACAATTAATCCAACTTAATTTCATTAAAATTTGTTAATGGTGCGCTTTGCAGTCCGTAAGTACATATCGAAACTGAGCAGGTTTTTGTTGAATTGATGTTTATAGCTGTCATTTCTTCTATTTATTATAAATGACCGGAGTTTTAAATGCCCATTTTTTCCATATTGTATCATCTGTTACTAGTTCAGCCATAAAATGACTTACATTTATTCTGCTAGTTTTACCAGCATTAAATATTGGGCTTCTTATAGGAAATTCACAAACTTCATATGAACTTTCTTCATCATTATTGACTAATGTATCCGGTCGTACAGCAATCCAATCAATATTTTCATCTTCTTCACCAATATTTCTAATCAAATAATTAGCAGCCCTGACATTATCTCGATGAGGAGGAAGGAACCAATATAGTAGTGAAAGGATGAGTTTTTCTCCTAAAGAATTTTTTTCTCTAGATAATGTATTCGTATAACCTGCTGTACTCATAAGTATGAGTTTTACTTTTTTGTCTTTAACTGTGTCACTAATTTTTTTTATTGCATTAAATACTAAAGAACGAGGTTTACCAAACATCCCTTTGAGTGTAGGGTTGTGACCAAGACAGGAGATAATGACATTACAATTAAGTAGGAGGTTATTCATCTCAGAGTCATTTAAGTCGTTAATATTACCCTTCTTGATTTCCACTAAAGGATGTTCTTTAATGTCTTTAGGAAGAGTTGCACTATTTCTGATAAGAATCCGTGTGTTGATTTGTCTGTTGATTAATTGTGTGACGACTTGTTTGCCGGTAGCTCCACTTGCCCCAAGAACTAAAACTCTCATATTCCATCTCTACTTTCATTATATTTTATTTCATGTGTCATTGAATCGATCAAACAATCATACTCATTAATATATCTTGGAACCATTTCTTCCTTATCGTAATGTTGGAACTATTGTACTTCAAATAATTACTATTCCATAGACACTTAAGTGTTGTTTGCTAAGAACAAGGCTGTCTCATCCTACAAATAATATGATCTTTTATATAGATATCCAATTAATACCAAAAAGATGGTTTTGCTTGGTAAGTCATTGTTGCACAGAAGAAAAGATGCTACGAATTCTAGTTGTGCACGTGTTTGATTCTTAGTACGATAAGCAACACTTAATGCGAAAACAGCCATTAGAAATAAACTTATATTAATGAAGCAATATACCTGATCAATTTGCAAATAGATTTCGTATAATAGCCTCATTTTTCGCATATTATTTTACTTGCTATATAATTAATTTACTTTAAAATGTTAAAACAATTATACTCAGACATTCGTTATAATAACTTCTGGAGCTGGCAAATCGGTATAGATCGAATGTATATGATATAACTCTTCTATATGATAGACCCCCTTCTGATGTTGAACACTGTATAGGTTTTCTGCAACTTGGGCTGCTACTTTAGCAGTAATCAAAGATTCTTTCTTTCCTTCAATCCCACATTCAGCAACTACCTTTTTACCGTTATATTCCCCAAAAGTGTCCACTTTCACTGCATACGTATCTTTTCCGATCCTAATGTTAGTTAACAACCACACCATCAACTTTCGAATAGATTGATATTTTAATAGTTTAAATAGCCTAGCCCTTTTTAACAATGCAAACATGCTAGTAATGATACGTGAATCAAAGCACACACGAGTAACAACATTAGGAACTTTTAATGTGTCCGGTAGCGTATGTTGGTCTGAAAAATTGAAATAAAACCCCTTTCGCTTTCCAAGATTTTTACCAAATGAAGTTTCCTTTCCCCCACTAAAAGTTTCTATTTGAGTTTTATCACTACCCGTATTAATTTTATACGTGTTACTTAATTTATTTACTGTCCACTCAATGGCTGCTTTGCCATGATAATCTCCTAGTCCTAGCATAATATAAATATCAATCGCTTCAGTATAATCAAGGGAGTTTTTGGCAAAAGAGGCTAATAAATTGGTCAGTCCAGGTGCTAACCCCACACTCAAAACTGCGCATATATTTCTTTTTTCTGCTTCAGCATGTAATCTTTTAACACTGGATAAAAACATGTAGTTTGCAGAAATATCAACATAATGAATATTATGATCAAAGCAAGTACGAACAAAGTCTAAGTTCCTCTGATCTAAGCACATTACTACAAGTCTCACTTTCCTTAATAGCTCCAAGGGAACAGGCTTTGAAATATCTAATTCAAATGGTATTACCTTACCATTTGTTGTTTGACAAAACTCTTCTGCTTTCCTTAAATTTCTTCCAGCTGCAATAACTTTTCCAGGTAAGTTCCTCCCAAGAATCTCACAAACTATTTTTCCAACCTGTCCATACCCACCAATAACAAGAATTTTATCCTTCATCTCATTTTCACTTCCTTTAATTGTTTGTTGTTCATACAGCAACTACCATTAATATGGCACCTATAGAAATCATAAAGATTGTTATCAAACTACGAATTGTAATAGAATCGGTACGTTTCAAAAAAATCACATTTATGAAAATAGTTATAAAGAAACCATTATCAGTATTGTTATTTCTTATTATCCCTTTTTTAATGATCACGTTATTTTAAAGCAAACATTAAGCCTGATAAAAAAGCATAAAGTTCACCCATCAAATTCCTCCCCCATTCTTCTTATGCAATAATATTGAATGTTATTTTAGTTTAGATACTAAACATTATTGTTAAAAATATAGTTTAGATACTATACTATAATTAGTAAAAAACTACAATCAACAGAGAGCAGTATGCTGATTGCATCGCTTTTTCATTATTTTATCCTTTATCTTCTTTTAATAAATCAGTAAATATTCTTATACATCTTTCAAAAATTGCAATTTCTTTCTGGTCTAATTCTTCTCTAATTCTTTCGTAAAATTGCTCGTGAAGCTTCTCATGCTCTTGAAAAGCCACTTTCCCCCTCTCCGTTAATGAAATGAGTACGGCTCGAGAATCTTTATAGTGTGGAGAACGAAAAACCAGTTTCTTGCTTTCTAAACGACTAATAACTTGTGTTACGGCTCCTTTCGTTACCTCCAGTCGCCTAGCAAGTTCACTCATTAGAATCTCACCTTCAATTCCAATCGCATCAACGGCATGAATTTCACTCGGTGTCAAATTTATATCTCCACCAAAAGTTCGAGGATGTCGTTCGAGCCGTTGTAATTGAAAAATTAATCTTCCTATATTGTGACTACTATGCTTAGCTTGGTCTGTTGTGTTTTTCTTTTTACTATTCATGTTATTTAGTATAGTTACTAAACTAAATAAAAGCAAGTAATTTATTCACATTTTTTTACAAAGGATTGTTCGTAAACTTTGTTACTATAGATCATAAAGGTATTGTTTTCTGGAAGAAAAGATGAAATGTAATCTAGTTGTATACGTGTTTTATTTATCGTAATACAAACAACAATCGATTCGAAAACAGTCATAAAGATTATTAAGTGATGAATTAGTGAAATGAATCTACATATATAGAAAAACCTAATTGTAAAATCAAATATTAACTATGAACTTAATATTATATAATGAGTTTTTATATGGAACTTATTGAATCGTTACAAATACAAATTATTCATAATTATAAATCCGGGTGTTAAAATAAATTATCTTTCACTTGATTGTTGGAAAGCTAATAGTAATGTATGATCAAACAATTATTAGTGCTTTTAATATATTATCAAAAAAATACAATTATGAGGCTTTCATCAATTACGGTTTTATTATCCGCTAAAAGCAATTGAGGGCAACCTAGTTATATAGGTTCCCCTCATCTTTTATTAACTGCGCTTATTTTACATCTCAATAATTGTTAGTCATATACCTTACGTACTAGAGACATTTGTTCTTGCACCTATTACTTTCAAACCGATTTGCTCTATAATCTCAGGAGGTATGGAAAAAGTAAGTGCTGCTGGATCCATTGCAACAGCCATACCTGCTGCCTCTAAATAATCTTCTTCAATGCCGTAATCTGCAAAATCCGCAGGTAATCCAACTTTCATCTGTAAATCTCTAATTTTCTGTACTACCTCTTTAAGGAGAACTTGTCGATCCTTTCCAGATGTTTCTATTTGTAAGGCCTGAGCAAATTCAATAATTTTCGGTAAGTACAAGTCAGGTAATGATTCAATAACAATTGGAAGAAATACAGCATTAGCAAGTCCATGTGGAATTCTAAACAAAGCACCGTAGGCATGAGCTAAATTATGGACAGGTATCGCGTTTAAAGAATAGCTGAATGCGGTAATCCCCATCGTACTTGCTTGAAGCATTTCTAATCGAGCTTCTAAATCTTGACCATTTTCAACAACGGTTGGCAAATGTTTTTCTATTAAACGAATTGTGTGCAAGGCATTTGCATCAGTAAAAGAAGTGGCATTCGGCGATGCCAATGCTTCTATGGCATGAGTCAGTGCATCAAATCCTGTAAATGCTGTAATGAAAGCTGGAAGTCCTGTCGTCAAGTCTGGATCAAGAACCGCCATATCAGCATTGATAAATGGGTTAATCATCGTCGTTTTCAATCTAAGTTCTTCATTATATATGACAGCAATAGGTGAAACCTCTGAACCAGTTCCTGCTGTTGTAGGTACAGAAATATGTGGTATTGTCATATGAGTGGCTTCTGGCCAACTTTCAATTAAAAGCCCTCCTGGAATTGCAGTTTTTATATCGGTTAACCCCTTAAATAATGCATATTTCACACCTTTAACCGTATCTAAAACACTGCCCCCACCTACGGCAAGAAGTGCATCAGCATTTACTTCTCTTGCAAAACGTGTTGCCGCATTGACACATTCACTACCAGCATCTTGAACAATATCTAAATAAACACCAACTAATTCAGGTCCCGTTCCGTATGAAGTTAATGAAAACAATTCTGTTATTTTGTCGACAATCCCAGCTTGCTTCAGCCCTTTATCACTGAATAAAACAACTCTTTTTGCTTGCATGTTTTGAAATAAATCTGGAATCATAGCTCGTGTACCTGATCCACTATGAATAGCAGTTCTCTGCATATATTGGTTATATGATAATGTCATATACACACCTCATTTCATTAATTATGAAAACCCCTCTTTTTCGAGAGTGAATATGTTACAGTAAAAGGTAAATAAGTTGGGAGCCTCTATGACCAAATTGATAAGTGCTAGTCAAAAAAACTTGAATTTTCATTAAGTCTCGCGGAGGTTGGAAAATAACAATTGATTCCAACGTCGTTTATGGAGGTCAGGAACCATAGAAGTATGGACATGCTTTAACTGTGTATAGGCATCTAATGAGTGCTTCCCCATCTCCCTGCCAATACCACTCTGCTTATACCCACCAAATGGAGCATCATTTCTTAATAAATGCCAATCATTAATCCAAACCACTCCTGCTCGAAGTTTACGCACCACTTCGTATGCTTTATTTACGTCTCTCGTCCAAACTCCAGCAGCTAGACCGTAAATCGTATCATTCGCCATTTTAATAGCATCATCGAGGTCACCATAACGAATAATTGATAATACAGGACCAAA encodes:
- a CDS encoding alpha/beta hydrolase — encoded protein: MIKSKTPRFRDEQGNLVKDSIASLEKMMIGGVDQYVLMRGRSKNAPILLFLHGGPGSAQIGFAPKLQKKLEESFVVVNWDQRGAGKSYSADITRETMNINQFTTDVYELIMTLLSRFNQEKVYLVGHSWGSFLGIITAYKYPELIHAYIGVGQIVNMEEGENVSYQFTLDKAKETNNIKAINQLENIGEPPFENLMELRIQRKWLEKFGGTVHKSTFPKLALKSFTLREYTMLDWVRTIKDGILFSLNNLWEELLEVDMYNLALKFEIPMYFCVGRYDYQTPHELVQEYYHSIEAPKKELVWFENSAHSPNFEEPNKFYDVCLSAVQ
- a CDS encoding site-2 protease family protein — translated: MDGYIQFAVIFLLFITLILPFTTFIHELGHALPALLISKDPVEIRLGKSDKGTRITFGRLTINIQPLSGWIGFAFFHIPKHKSMSVHHALVLLSGPLFSFILSLFCYVLYTFLDFNSISSFLIKSIMHASLGQFILTILPIKYPSFLWGYGGMPSDGYRVMKLLMNRG
- a CDS encoding NUDIX hydrolase, whose translation is MIDRVNILAFVYTINPLPSFLLLKRVLNKGGYWQPVSGGIEINEQPIQDVKRELHEETGITNVTNIINLDYSYEFETITRDVKMSMMDISFGVEVPQIQPVYLSKEHELYKWCSKAEVKKYLEWKYSILAFEKLCDVTNN
- a CDS encoding saccharopine dehydrogenase NADP-binding domain-containing protein, which codes for MKDKILVIGGYGQVGKIVCEILGRNLPGKVIAAGRNLRKAEEFCQTTNGKVIPFELDISKPVPLELLRKVRLVVMCLDQRNLDFVRTCFDHNIHYVDISANYMFLSSVKRLHAEAEKRNICAVLSVGLAPGLTNLLASFAKNSLDYTEAIDIYIMLGLGDYHGKAAIEWTVNKLSNTYKINTGSDKTQIETFSGGKETSFGKNLGKRKGFYFNFSDQHTLPDTLKVPNVVTRVCFDSRIITSMFALLKRARLFKLLKYQSIRKLMVWLLTNIRIGKDTYAVKVDTFGEYNGKKVVAECGIEGKKESLITAKVAAQVAENLYSVQHQKGVYHIEELYHIHSIYTDLPAPEVIITNV
- a CDS encoding MarR family transcriptional regulator is translated as MTPSEIHAVDAIGIEGEILMSELARRLEVTKGAVTQVISRLESKKLVFRSPHYKDSRAVLISLTERGKVAFQEHEKLHEQFYERIREELDQKEIAIFERCIRIFTDLLKEDKG
- a CDS encoding iron-containing alcohol dehydrogenase — translated: MTLSYNQYMQRTAIHSGSGTRAMIPDLFQNMQAKRVVLFSDKGLKQAGIVDKITELFSLTSYGTGPELVGVYLDIVQDAGSECVNAATRFAREVNADALLAVGGGSVLDTVKGVKYALFKGLTDIKTAIPGGLLIESWPEATHMTIPHISVPTTAGTGSEVSPIAVIYNEELRLKTTMINPFINADMAVLDPDLTTGLPAFITAFTGFDALTHAIEALASPNATSFTDANALHTIRLIEKHLPTVVENGQDLEARLEMLQASTMGITAFSYSLNAIPVHNLAHAYGALFRIPHGLANAVFLPIVIESLPDLYLPKIIEFAQALQIETSGKDRQVLLKEVVQKIRDLQMKVGLPADFADYGIEEDYLEAAGMAVAMDPAALTFSIPPEIIEQIGLKVIGARTNVSST
- a CDS encoding NAD(P)-binding oxidoreductase, yielding MRVLVLGASGATGKQVVTQLINRQINTRILIRNSATLPKDIKEHPLVEIKKGNINDLNDSEMNNLLLNCNVIISCLGHNPTLKGMFGKPRSLVFNAIKKISDTVKDKKVKLILMSTAGYTNTLSREKNSLGEKLILSLLYWFLPPHRDNVRAANYLIRNIGEEDENIDWIAVRPDTLVNNDEESSYEVCEFPIRSPIFNAGKTSRINVSHFMAELVTDDTIWKKWAFKTPVIYNK